The Clostridium sporogenes genome contains a region encoding:
- a CDS encoding HD-GYP domain-containing protein — MYISMDKVLRSISIALDLAEMSSIGTNSIIEDVTNIDYSKHLFLNHSQRTCYISLCLAKDLNISGTHLEELYVSSLLHDIGATNFLSKSHSSNEFILGHCLTGSEITKSFPIFNNISNFILYHHENWDGSGALKIKKDNIPVQSQIIRLADLTDLLYNDDIPSYTQKTHIVNWIKGNKNKIFCPKVVEAFLEISSTDMFWLDLENTSYLKYILDKVSPIYNYELDLYKFMDMAYIFSEIIDNKSAFTAEHSRGIAELCYKVGKTIGYDEIKCIKVKIAGLLHDIGKLAIPKEILDKNGPLNKDEFSIIKSHPYYTDIILNRFGEIGDIGFWACNHHEKLNGKGYPRGLKAKDLCEEDRIIAVCDIYQALIEDRPYREGMDFKRAFSILDKMVSEGLLCDKAVYHLKKAITQSN, encoded by the coding sequence ATGTATATAAGCATGGATAAAGTTTTAAGATCTATCTCCATAGCCTTAGATTTAGCTGAAATGAGTTCTATAGGAACTAATAGTATAATAGAAGATGTTACTAACATCGATTATTCAAAGCACCTATTTCTTAATCACTCTCAAAGGACATGCTATATATCTTTATGTCTAGCTAAAGATTTAAATATAAGTGGTACCCATTTAGAAGAATTATATGTTTCTTCCCTACTCCATGATATAGGTGCTACAAATTTTCTTTCCAAGAGTCACTCTAGCAATGAATTTATTTTAGGACATTGTCTTACTGGTTCTGAAATAACTAAATCTTTCCCTATTTTTAATAATATATCTAACTTTATACTATATCATCATGAAAATTGGGATGGAAGTGGAGCTTTAAAAATAAAAAAAGATAATATCCCTGTTCAAAGTCAAATAATAAGATTAGCAGATTTAACAGACCTTTTATATAATGATGATATACCTTCTTATACACAAAAAACACATATAGTAAATTGGATTAAAGGGAATAAAAATAAAATCTTTTGTCCTAAAGTTGTAGAAGCCTTTTTAGAAATATCTTCTACAGACATGTTTTGGCTAGATTTAGAAAATACTAGCTATTTAAAATATATTTTAGATAAGGTTAGTCCTATATACAATTATGAATTAGATTTATATAAATTTATGGATATGGCTTATATATTTTCAGAAATAATAGATAATAAGAGTGCTTTTACCGCTGAACATTCCAGAGGAATTGCAGAACTCTGTTACAAAGTAGGTAAAACTATAGGATATGATGAAATAAAATGTATAAAGGTTAAAATAGCTGGTCTTCTTCATGATATAGGGAAATTAGCTATACCAAAAGAAATTCTAGATAAAAATGGACCTTTAAATAAAGATGAATTTTCAATTATAAAATCTCATCCTTACTATACTGACATAATATTAAACAGATTCGGTGAAATTGGTGATATCGGATTTTGGGCATGCAATCATCATGAAAAATTAAATGGTAAGGGCTATCCTAGAGGATTAAAAGCAAAAGATTTGTGTGAAGAAGATAGAATTATAGCAGTTTGTGACATATATCAAGCTCTAATAGAAGATAGACCTTATAGAGAAGGAATGGACTTTAAAAGAGCTTTTTCTATATTAGATAAAATGGTATCAGAGGGCTTACTATGTGATAAAGCCGTGTACCACTTAAAAAAAGCTATAACACAAAGTAACTAA
- a CDS encoding polymer-forming cytoskeletal protein, with protein sequence MKKVYSYIVGVLLVVLLIPMGNVKANSTYMIAEGVVKLNKNIYIQPDKVENADVISIGADIYVNGTVNGDVTSIGGNVYINGKVTGDAIAIGGKVTKGPKGIIKGTIKERFKKRNIPFINSNKNIESTKFDHSRVASAILLFILCIIAYNLMPYNEMRMASAIDKELGKSLIYGYGTILLIAMLLITLLFSIVGIILIPIVTILFLITFLVGFTSMCLYLGKRFLKSKVSPMISILVGVAFYEIIRSVVFLDLGHAVIILFIFPLSIGIPIRSKFGSFRPWRRLNTNDDWNDFWKH encoded by the coding sequence TTGAAAAAAGTATACTCCTACATAGTTGGTGTACTGTTAGTTGTATTGCTTATTCCTATGGGAAATGTTAAAGCAAATAGTACATATATGATTGCAGAAGGGGTAGTTAAGTTAAATAAAAATATATATATTCAGCCAGATAAAGTGGAAAATGCTGATGTTATAAGTATAGGAGCAGATATATATGTAAATGGAACTGTAAATGGAGATGTAACTTCTATAGGTGGAAATGTATATATAAATGGCAAAGTTACAGGAGATGCAATAGCTATAGGTGGAAAAGTTACAAAAGGTCCAAAAGGAATAATAAAAGGAACTATAAAAGAAAGATTTAAAAAAAGAAATATTCCTTTTATAAATAGTAATAAAAATATAGAAAGCACTAAATTTGATCATAGTAGAGTAGCGTCAGCTATACTATTATTTATATTGTGCATTATAGCATATAACTTAATGCCCTATAATGAAATGAGAATGGCATCTGCTATAGACAAGGAATTGGGCAAAAGTTTGATCTATGGATATGGTACTATATTATTGATTGCTATGCTGTTGATTACTTTATTATTTAGTATAGTAGGCATTATATTGATCCCAATAGTAACAATACTGTTTTTAATAACTTTTCTTGTGGGATTTACATCTATGTGTTTATATCTAGGGAAAAGATTTTTAAAATCAAAGGTATCTCCTATGATCTCTATATTAGTTGGTGTAGCCTTTTATGAAATAATAAGAAGTGTGGTCTTTTTAGATTTAGGTCATGCTGTTATTATATTGTTTATATTTCCACTAAGTATTGGTATACCTATAAGAAGCAAGTTTGGTAGTTTTAGACCCTGGAGAAGGCTAAATACCAATGATGATTGGAATGATTTTTGGAAACATTAA
- the tsaB gene encoding tRNA (adenosine(37)-N6)-threonylcarbamoyltransferase complex dimerization subunit type 1 TsaB, with translation MKILSIDSATECASCSVLDEDKLYGEINFNYKKQHSTILINMIDTLLKNINCGISSIDAFVISKGPGSFTGLRIGAATVKGLSQGTKKPFISVSSLDSLAFNLAFTEGIICPILDALRGNVYTSLYKFQNHKLKRLMDYNVISIEELINILKSKNEPITFIGDGIFKFKDTILSNMNNVKFAPTHLNLARSSSLGEVGLHLLKEGHKDDIYTFAPLYIRKSQAEREYENKIGMKNHE, from the coding sequence ATGAAAATACTAAGTATAGATTCTGCTACGGAATGTGCTAGTTGTTCTGTACTAGATGAAGATAAATTATATGGTGAAATAAATTTTAACTATAAAAAACAACACTCTACCATATTAATAAATATGATAGATACTTTACTTAAAAACATAAATTGTGGCATATCCTCTATAGATGCCTTTGTTATATCTAAAGGACCTGGCTCTTTTACAGGATTAAGAATAGGAGCTGCTACTGTAAAAGGATTAAGCCAAGGTACAAAAAAGCCTTTTATTTCTGTATCTTCCTTAGATAGTCTAGCTTTTAACTTAGCTTTTACAGAGGGGATTATTTGTCCTATATTAGACGCTTTAAGAGGAAACGTTTATACATCATTATACAAATTTCAAAACCATAAGTTAAAAAGATTGATGGACTATAATGTAATATCTATAGAAGAGTTAATAAATATATTAAAATCTAAAAATGAACCTATAACCTTTATTGGTGATGGAATCTTTAAATTTAAAGATACTATTTTGTCTAACATGAACAATGTAAAATTTGCTCCTACTCATTTAAATTTAGCTCGTTCCTCCTCTTTAGGCGAAGTTGGATTACATTTATTAAAAGAAGGACATAAAGATGATATATATACTTTTGCTCCTTTGTATATAAGAAAATCTCAAGCTGAAAGAGAATATGAGAACAAAATAGGGATGAAAAATCATGAGTAA
- a CDS encoding RusA family crossover junction endodeoxyribonuclease, whose amino-acid sequence MKNYAKVIVEGSPISKSNFKLFNLQGRAIMPLNSGKYHDRYAVYEEKIAYETRLQNPNIVLEESLIAVLKVYYKSEKRHPDTNNITKSIFDGIEKSGLIVNDAQIRRLIIEEFYDKEFPRFELELFAESIFKMEYNIIKKENTDKPINYSTPPNKKVKFNNKKDKSVLVTKDKIVCEICGKSINKNDIVTANKQTIIICKKCLTKLF is encoded by the coding sequence ATGAAAAATTACGCTAAAGTAATAGTTGAAGGGTCACCTATATCCAAATCTAATTTTAAATTATTCAATTTGCAAGGACGAGCTATAATGCCCTTAAATTCTGGTAAATATCATGATAGATATGCAGTATATGAAGAAAAAATAGCTTATGAGACAAGACTTCAAAATCCTAATATAGTATTAGAAGAATCATTAATTGCAGTATTAAAAGTATATTATAAAAGTGAAAAAAGACATCCTGATACAAACAATATAACTAAAAGTATATTTGATGGAATAGAAAAAAGTGGTCTCATAGTAAATGATGCTCAAATAAGACGATTAATAATAGAGGAATTTTACGATAAAGAATTTCCACGATTTGAATTAGAGTTATTTGCAGAAAGTATTTTTAAAATGGAATATAATATTATAAAAAAAGAAAATACAGATAAACCAATAAATTATTCTACTCCTCCAAATAAAAAAGTTAAATTTAATAATAAGAAAGATAAGTCTGTGTTAGTAACAAAAGATAAAATAGTATGTGAAATATGTGGTAAATCCATAAATAAAAATGATATTGTAACAGCAAATAAACAAACAATAATAATCTGTAAAAAATGTCTAACAAAATTATTTTAA
- the tsaE gene encoding tRNA (adenosine(37)-N6)-threonylcarbamoyltransferase complex ATPase subunit type 1 TsaE, with protein sequence MEFIVDSINKTIDIGNFIGSHCNSGDILCLNGDLGAGKTHLSKGIAKGLNIKDNITSPTFNIVNEYDGRLKLYHFDVYRVNDPDEIEAIGFDEYIFGEGISIIEWSDYIEDLIPNEHMDIRINKILEKGENYRKIIINYYGNRYDYIKELKI encoded by the coding sequence ATGGAATTTATAGTTGACTCTATAAATAAAACTATTGATATAGGTAATTTTATAGGGAGCCATTGTAATTCAGGAGATATTCTATGTTTAAATGGAGACTTAGGTGCAGGTAAAACTCACTTATCTAAAGGAATAGCTAAAGGCTTAAATATTAAGGATAATATAACTAGTCCAACTTTCAACATAGTAAATGAATATGATGGAAGATTAAAACTATATCATTTTGATGTTTATAGAGTAAATGATCCAGATGAAATAGAAGCTATTGGATTTGATGAGTACATATTTGGAGAAGGTATAAGTATTATTGAGTGGTCTGATTATATAGAAGACCTTATTCCAAATGAACACATGGATATAAGAATAAATAAAATACTGGAAAAGGGAGAAAACTATAGAAAAATAATAATAAATTACTATGGCAATAGATATGATTATATAAAGGAGCTAAAAATATGA
- a CDS encoding zinc ribbon domain-containing protein, protein MFFFGIFGINTKQEEIEDFENLVCKKCGILSRYTVIKTYNVFHFFFIPLIKWGEKYYLKSRCCNTIYAISKESLDKVREDRSLNNIDLKEIYSENSNANNIIICNGCGKEIDSSFKYCPHCGEKLYF, encoded by the coding sequence ATGTTCTTCTTTGGTATATTTGGTATAAATACAAAACAAGAAGAAATAGAGGATTTTGAAAATTTGGTTTGTAAAAAGTGTGGTATTTTAAGTAGGTACACTGTGATAAAAACTTATAATGTTTTTCATTTTTTCTTTATACCACTTATTAAGTGGGGAGAAAAGTATTATTTAAAATCTAGATGTTGTAATACTATATATGCCATATCAAAGGAAAGTTTAGATAAGGTTAGAGAGGATAGAAGCCTTAATAACATTGACTTAAAGGAAATATATAGTGAAAATTCAAATGCTAATAATATAATAATTTGTAATGGTTGTGGAAAAGAAATAGATAGTTCTTTTAAATATTGTCCACATTGTGGGGAAAAGTTATATTTTTAA
- the tsaD gene encoding tRNA (adenosine(37)-N6)-threonylcarbamoyltransferase complex transferase subunit TsaD, producing MKENINILAIESSCDETSAAVVVNGREVLSNIIASQISTHEKFGGVVPEVASRKHIEVISTVVQEALDEANFTLEDIDIIGVTYGPGLVGALLVGLQYAKGLAFATGKPLIGVNHIEGHISANFIEYKDLKPPFMCLVVSGGHTFIVYMKDYGEFEVLGETRDDAAGEAFDKVARAIGLGYPGGPKIDKISKEGNEEAIKFPRANFHNDTLDFSFSGIKSAVLNYLNKKEMKGEEINRADVAASFQKSVVDVLVDNTIKACRSKKVNKIAVAGGVASNSCLRDTLVRECKKKGIEVLIPPFILCTDNAAMIGSAAYFEYIKGRRTSLDINAVPNLKLGER from the coding sequence ATGAAAGAAAACATAAATATTTTAGCTATAGAGAGTAGTTGCGATGAAACTTCAGCGGCAGTGGTTGTTAATGGCAGAGAAGTTTTATCTAATATAATAGCGTCACAAATAAGTACTCATGAGAAGTTTGGAGGTGTAGTGCCAGAAGTTGCTTCAAGAAAGCATATAGAGGTTATAAGTACAGTAGTACAAGAGGCTTTAGATGAAGCTAATTTTACTTTAGAGGATATAGATATTATAGGTGTAACCTATGGACCAGGATTGGTAGGAGCTTTACTTGTAGGACTACAATATGCAAAGGGGTTAGCTTTTGCAACAGGAAAGCCTCTTATAGGAGTAAATCATATAGAAGGTCATATAAGTGCAAATTTTATAGAATATAAAGATTTAAAACCACCTTTTATGTGTTTAGTAGTATCAGGAGGACATACATTTATAGTTTATATGAAAGATTATGGTGAATTTGAAGTGTTAGGTGAAACTAGAGATGACGCAGCAGGTGAAGCTTTTGATAAAGTAGCCAGAGCTATAGGTCTAGGCTATCCTGGAGGACCTAAAATAGATAAAATATCAAAGGAAGGAAATGAAGAGGCTATAAAATTTCCAAGAGCAAATTTTCACAATGATACTTTAGATTTTTCTTTTAGTGGGATAAAATCAGCAGTATTAAATTATTTAAATAAGAAAGAAATGAAAGGAGAAGAAATAAATAGAGCAGATGTGGCAGCATCCTTTCAAAAATCAGTGGTAGATGTTCTTGTAGATAATACTATAAAGGCTTGTAGGAGTAAAAAAGTAAATAAGATAGCGGTAGCTGGAGGTGTAGCATCTAATTCCTGTTTAAGAGACACTTTGGTAAGAGAGTGTAAGAAAAAAGGAATAGAAGTACTAATACCACCTTTCATATTGTGTACAGATAATGCAGCCATGATAGGAAGTGCAGCTTATTTTGAATATATTAAAGGGAGAAGGACTTCTTTAGATATAAATGCTGTACCAAATTTGAAACTTGGAGAAAGATAG
- the rimI gene encoding ribosomal protein S18-alanine N-acetyltransferase: MSKKDIIVLPFSLEHIDGVMEIDNLSFSVPWSRNSYETELKNKFAKYIVVIDKKTDKILGFAGMWLIIDECHITNIAVHPYYRRLGIGNILMNEIIEICKEHNITGITLEVRQSNTAAKNLYYKYGFKDSGIRKGYYSDNNENALLMWKTDL; encoded by the coding sequence ATGAGTAAAAAAGATATAATTGTATTACCCTTTTCTCTAGAACATATAGATGGAGTAATGGAAATAGATAATTTAAGTTTTTCTGTGCCTTGGAGTAGGAATTCTTATGAAACAGAACTGAAAAATAAATTTGCAAAATATATAGTTGTTATAGATAAAAAAACTGATAAAATCTTAGGATTTGCAGGAATGTGGCTTATAATAGATGAATGCCATATAACAAATATAGCAGTTCACCCATATTATAGAAGATTAGGTATAGGAAATATTTTAATGAATGAAATAATAGAGATTTGTAAAGAACACAATATAACTGGTATAACATTAGAAGTTAGACAATCTAATACAGCTGCTAAAAATCTTTATTACAAATATGGCTTTAAAGATAGCGGTATACGAAAAGGCTATTACTCTGATAACAATGAAAACGCATTATTAATGTGGAAAACAGATCTATAA
- a CDS encoding NAD(P)/FAD-dependent oxidoreductase, with translation MKEIDLVIIGGGPAGMAAAISAKNKGIDDILILEREDSLGGILNQCIHTGFGLHMFKENLSGPEYAQKLINEINRLDIEYKIDTMVLSIDKDKSIKAVNPEDGMFSIKAKAIILASGCRERPKGAINIPGSKCAGIYTAGSIQKFINIEGYMPGKEVVILGSGDVALVMARRMTLEGANIKAVVEIMPYCYGTENNVVNCLDEFDIPLKLGHTVVNIKGKDRVQGVTIARVDEDRIPIQGTEMYIPCDTLMLSVELRGDSEIIRKTGIELNKSTWGPKVGENFQTMVEGIFACGNVLHVYDTADNVTKEGYSVGESASQYIKGKNFLEGERVGLWADKGIKYLLPNFINLQNLKEDVQLKLKFDKLYENQNIYIYFDQVKEKLSSNENIKPGDIISIKISKNKLLSYKDLKKITIGIK, from the coding sequence ATGAAGGAAATAGATTTAGTAATTATAGGCGGAGGACCGGCAGGAATGGCTGCTGCAATTTCAGCTAAAAATAAAGGTATTGATGATATTTTAATACTAGAAAGAGAAGATTCTTTAGGCGGTATACTTAACCAGTGTATCCATACAGGCTTTGGATTGCATATGTTTAAAGAAAATTTATCTGGTCCAGAATATGCTCAAAAATTAATAAATGAAATAAATAGATTAGATATAGAATATAAAATAGATACAATGGTTTTATCTATAGATAAAGATAAAAGTATTAAAGCAGTTAATCCTGAAGATGGAATGTTTAGTATAAAAGCTAAAGCTATTATACTAGCTTCAGGATGTAGAGAAAGACCTAAAGGAGCAATAAATATACCAGGAAGTAAGTGCGCAGGTATATATACAGCAGGTTCCATACAGAAGTTTATAAATATAGAAGGATATATGCCTGGTAAAGAGGTAGTTATATTAGGTTCTGGGGATGTAGCATTAGTAATGGCTAGAAGAATGACTTTAGAGGGAGCAAATATAAAAGCTGTAGTTGAAATTATGCCTTATTGCTATGGAACAGAAAATAATGTGGTGAACTGTTTAGATGAATTTGATATACCACTTAAGTTAGGTCATACTGTTGTAAATATAAAAGGAAAAGATAGAGTTCAGGGAGTTACTATAGCAAGAGTAGATGAAGATAGAATTCCAATACAAGGTACAGAGATGTATATACCTTGTGATACTTTAATGTTATCTGTAGAACTAAGAGGAGATAGTGAAATTATAAGAAAAACAGGTATAGAATTAAACAAATCTACTTGGGGACCTAAGGTTGGAGAAAATTTTCAAACCATGGTAGAAGGCATATTTGCTTGTGGCAATGTTCTACATGTATATGATACTGCGGATAATGTAACAAAAGAGGGGTATAGCGTAGGGGAAAGCGCTTCTCAATATATTAAAGGGAAAAATTTTTTAGAAGGTGAAAGAGTAGGATTATGGGCAGATAAAGGTATAAAATATTTGTTGCCTAATTTTATAAATTTACAGAATTTAAAAGAAGATGTACAGTTAAAGTTAAAATTTGATAAACTATATGAAAACCAGAATATTTATATTTATTTTGATCAGGTTAAAGAAAAATTAAGTTCAAATGAAAATATAAAACCCGGAGATATTATTAGTATAAAAATATCTAAGAATAAATTGTTAAGCTATAAAGATTTAAAAAAGATAACTATAGGGATAAAATAA
- a CDS encoding metal ABC transporter substrate-binding protein — translation MKKTIILIIGFMICINLFGCSKPNISDNEEENIKKEVYLDIATTDKNIYNIVKEIVKDKHYVEYIFKNREELISYKIKEDTLENIGNKDLFFYVGASFEPWIDEFLSKLDKSKVGVVNVSRGSKLIPYEKEVKFENKILKDNPYYFLNLNNYKIVLSNTKNAIQDKDPSNRDFYEKNFSNILKRIDGYEEEFSKISDKTGEFVFIVDEDKLDYFIKYLNVNTLKIKRDEKDNITNEREIEDICKKYKGKCVLLSSSNDILKNNKNLLDKYKIKPLLLKIYDNDILYEDMIQYNISLLKSTFK, via the coding sequence ATGAAAAAAACTATTATTCTTATAATTGGGTTTATGATATGTATAAATTTATTTGGATGTTCAAAACCAAATATTAGTGATAATGAAGAAGAGAATATAAAAAAAGAAGTTTATTTAGATATAGCTACTACAGATAAAAACATATATAACATAGTAAAAGAAATAGTAAAAGATAAGCATTATGTAGAATATATATTTAAAAATAGAGAGGAATTAATAAGTTATAAAATAAAGGAAGATACATTAGAGAATATAGGTAACAAGGACTTGTTTTTTTATGTAGGAGCTAGTTTTGAACCTTGGATTGATGAATTCTTATCAAAATTGGATAAAAGCAAAGTAGGAGTTGTTAATGTATCTAGAGGATCTAAGCTAATTCCCTATGAGAAAGAAGTAAAGTTTGAAAATAAAATATTAAAAGATAACCCCTATTATTTTTTAAATTTGAATAATTACAAGATAGTTTTATCTAATACAAAAAATGCTATACAGGATAAAGATCCTAGCAATAGAGATTTTTATGAGAAAAATTTTTCGAATATATTAAAAAGAATAGACGGCTATGAAGAGGAGTTTAGTAAAATATCCGATAAAACTGGTGAATTTGTATTTATAGTTGATGAAGATAAACTAGATTATTTTATAAAATATTTAAATGTAAACACACTAAAAATCAAGAGAGATGAAAAAGATAATATAACTAATGAAAGAGAAATAGAAGATATATGTAAAAAGTATAAAGGGAAATGCGTACTTTTATCTAGCAGTAATGATATCTTAAAAAATAATAAAAATTTATTAGATAAATATAAAATAAAACCTCTACTACTGAAAATTTATGATAATGATATTTTATATGAGGATATGATACAGTATAATATATCACTACTAAAAAGTACTTTTAAATAA
- a CDS encoding NAD(P)-binding protein gives MEIAIMGAGISGLSCAITLEQYGITPTIFEKRNRVGDRFINGEAMFNILNKPVKDSIHYIAENYHINLKPIDQVNKLYVHSKNELGTVDGEIGYTNIRGRHKNSYESQLEKQVKCDINFNSNYEYEDLCKEFDYVVLATGDGEYSSHLGNYRCDLTCTIKGVTVEGKFVTSSPHVWFNYDILPMGYAWLIPFSEKEANLVIAYPDYPSNIKLDINYMWEKFYNLACENLDQNFNITDEFEITRYMMGICNKPKIDNTYFVGNCFGTISPGLGFGQFNSILTGIYSAYDICGVVNYEKLTKNLFKNYNHSLIFRRFMENLTDDQLDFHVKNLDNKIIDTVFDKLCGNKSNVDILKLSTPIMRLWNNYKEFKN, from the coding sequence ATGGAGATTGCTATAATGGGAGCTGGAATATCTGGACTTTCTTGTGCCATAACATTAGAACAGTATGGAATTACACCAACTATTTTTGAAAAAAGAAATAGAGTAGGCGACAGGTTTATTAATGGTGAAGCAATGTTTAATATTCTCAATAAGCCTGTTAAAGATTCTATACATTACATAGCAGAAAATTATCATATAAATTTAAAACCTATAGATCAAGTTAATAAATTATATGTTCATTCTAAAAATGAACTTGGTACTGTTGATGGGGAAATTGGATATACAAATATAAGAGGCAGACACAAAAATTCATATGAAAGTCAATTGGAAAAACAAGTAAAGTGTGATATTAATTTTAATTCAAACTATGAATATGAAGATTTATGTAAAGAATTTGATTATGTAGTGTTAGCTACTGGGGATGGAGAATATTCTTCTCACTTAGGTAATTATAGATGTGATTTAACTTGTACAATAAAGGGAGTAACTGTAGAAGGAAAATTTGTAACAAGTAGTCCTCATGTGTGGTTTAATTATGATATACTACCTATGGGGTATGCTTGGTTAATACCTTTTTCTGAAAAAGAAGCTAATTTAGTGATAGCTTATCCAGATTACCCTAGTAATATAAAATTAGATATAAACTATATGTGGGAAAAATTCTATAATTTAGCTTGTGAGAATTTAGATCAAAACTTTAATATAACAGATGAATTTGAAATTACAAGATATATGATGGGAATATGTAATAAACCTAAAATCGATAATACCTATTTTGTAGGTAATTGTTTTGGCACCATTTCACCTGGATTGGGGTTTGGTCAATTTAATTCAATTCTAACAGGAATATATTCAGCATATGATATTTGTGGAGTAGTAAATTATGAGAAACTTACTAAGAACTTATTTAAAAATTATAATCATTCTTTGATTTTTAGAAGATTTATGGAAAATTTGACTGATGATCAACTAGACTTTCATGTTAAAAATTTAGATAATAAAATTATAGATACGGTATTTGATAAGTTATGTGGCAATAAGTCTAATGTTGATATACTTAAATTATCAACTCCAATTATGAGATTATGGAATAATTATAAAGAGTTTAAAAACTAG
- a CDS encoding papain-like cysteine protease family protein produces the protein MKKLVTVFLMTLTFLLIGFQETSMGKVCAENVNFSGVTAPIGCNVRLQPSINSQTVYTIPGNTIVNFEGWVTGDSIYDYWTGEPDNKWFFYKDRNYGKVYIASAGIDGNPPSTTDPSDPSGSATVPEIKQQMSNWCWATTTSAILQHYGFNVTQQQVVSYIKGGLVNQTGTDREMLNAANHFGLYAQVFYTLPSYLAVQSEIGNGNPLETMISWSSGGGHAQVLDGCYTNGGRNYIKIMDPWYGDHFDYAFDYYKANSEFSWQAYIGNFRRN, from the coding sequence ATGAAAAAGTTAGTTACTGTATTCTTGATGACTTTAACTTTTCTGTTAATTGGTTTTCAAGAAACAAGTATGGGAAAAGTTTGTGCGGAAAATGTAAATTTTTCAGGCGTTACAGCCCCCATAGGATGTAATGTTCGTTTACAGCCAAGTATTAATAGCCAAACAGTTTACACTATACCAGGTAACACAATTGTAAATTTTGAAGGGTGGGTAACTGGTGATTCCATATATGATTATTGGACAGGTGAACCAGATAACAAGTGGTTCTTTTACAAAGATAGAAATTATGGAAAAGTTTATATTGCTTCAGCAGGAATAGATGGAAATCCGCCTTCAACTACTGATCCATCTGACCCATCAGGAAGTGCCACAGTTCCAGAAATTAAACAACAAATGAGCAACTGGTGTTGGGCAACTACAACTAGCGCAATCCTTCAGCATTATGGTTTCAATGTAACTCAACAACAAGTAGTTTCTTATATTAAAGGAGGTTTAGTAAACCAAACTGGAACAGATAGAGAAATGTTAAATGCAGCTAATCATTTTGGATTATATGCTCAAGTATTCTATACTCTACCTTCCTATTTAGCTGTTCAATCTGAAATTGGCAATGGAAATCCATTAGAAACTATGATTAGTTGGTCTAGTGGGGGTGGACATGCTCAAGTATTAGATGGATGCTATACTAATGGCGGAAGAAACTATATAAAAATCATGGATCCTTGGTATGGAGATCATTTTGATTATGCTTTTGATTACTATAAAGCAAATTCTGAATTTTCATGGCAAGCTTATATAGGTAATTTTAGAAGAAATTAA